From the Rhodoferax mekongensis genome, one window contains:
- a CDS encoding HAD family hydrolase translates to MLDALIFDMDGTMIDSMPSHKHSWVEFARRKQLQVDIDDLMRRTTGRTGIECMRDLFDHPEMDEATAMAHVHEKEAVYREIFSPIFAEVAGFKAFFNLAHGRGLKLGVGTAGDRHNQAFAYQHLQMPIAPLTTVGGDEGLPGKPEPAIFLEAARRMGVEPARCIVFEDAPLGIEAARRAGMRAVGIASSHHPDELTGPHVLAIVPDYNALIASRFLETHHVASS, encoded by the coding sequence ATGTTGGACGCTTTGATTTTCGACATGGATGGCACCATGATCGACTCCATGCCCTCGCACAAACACAGCTGGGTGGAGTTCGCGCGCCGTAAGCAGTTGCAGGTAGACATTGATGACCTGATGCGCCGCACGACCGGCCGCACCGGCATTGAGTGCATGCGCGACTTGTTTGACCACCCGGAGATGGACGAGGCCACCGCCATGGCCCATGTGCATGAGAAGGAGGCGGTGTACCGCGAAATCTTCTCGCCCATCTTTGCGGAAGTGGCGGGGTTCAAAGCGTTTTTCAACCTAGCACATGGCCGCGGCCTCAAGCTGGGCGTGGGTACGGCGGGCGACCGCCACAACCAGGCCTTTGCCTACCAGCACCTGCAAATGCCGATTGCGCCGCTTACCACTGTGGGTGGCGACGAAGGTCTGCCGGGCAAACCGGAGCCCGCCATCTTTCTGGAAGCTGCGCGCCGCATGGGCGTGGAGCCTGCGCGCTGCATCGTGTTTGAAGACGCGCCACTGGGCATCGAAGCGGCCCGACGCGCAGGCATGCGCGCCGTAGGCATTGCCAGCAGCCACCACCCGGATGAACTGACGGGCCCGCACGTGCTGGCCATCGTTCCTGATTACAACGCCTTGATCGCATCCCGTTTTTTGGAGACCCACCATGTTGCATCTTCGTGA
- the prfB gene encoding peptide chain release factor 2 (programmed frameshift) — protein sequence MEAERINLIGTTLADLTSRTQELRGYLDYDAKAERLRTVNASLEDPSVWNDPKKAQELGKEKKMLDGVVVTLNDLTSNLSDNTELFEMSKEEGDVDSLLTIELETAKLTEIVEGLEFRRMFNNPADPLPCFLDIQAGAGGTEACDWASMLLRQYLKYAERKGFTANVEDLTDGDTAGIKSATIKIDGEYAFGHLRTETGVHRLVRKSPFDSSGGRHTSFASVFVYPEIDDSIEIDINPADVRTDTFRASGAGGQHINKTDSAVRLTHIPTGIVVQCQDGRSQHSNRDVAWKRLRSRLYDFELRKRQEEQQKLEDTKTDVGWGHQIRSYVLDNSRIKDLRTNVEVSATQKVLDGDLDVFIQASLKQGI from the exons ATGGAAGCAGAACGCATCAACCTCATCGGCACCACCCTGGCAGACCTGACCAGCAGGACCCAGGAACTCAGGGGGTATCTT GACTACGATGCCAAAGCCGAGCGCCTGCGCACCGTCAACGCATCGCTAGAAGATCCTTCAGTCTGGAACGACCCCAAGAAAGCCCAGGAGCTGGGCAAAGAAAAGAAGATGCTCGATGGCGTGGTCGTCACCCTGAACGACCTGACCAGCAACCTCTCTGACAACACCGAGTTGTTCGAGATGAGCAAGGAAGAAGGCGACGTTGACAGCCTGCTCACCATCGAGCTTGAGACCGCCAAGCTCACCGAAATCGTTGAAGGCCTGGAGTTCCGACGCATGTTCAACAACCCGGCCGACCCCCTGCCCTGCTTCCTGGATATCCAGGCCGGCGCTGGCGGCACCGAGGCCTGCGATTGGGCCAGCATGTTGCTGCGCCAATACCTGAAGTACGCCGAGCGCAAGGGCTTTACCGCCAATGTGGAAGACCTGACCGACGGCGATACCGCCGGCATCAAGAGCGCCACCATCAAGATCGACGGCGAGTACGCCTTCGGCCACCTGCGCACCGAAACCGGCGTACACCGCCTGGTGCGCAAGAGCCCGTTCGATTCCTCCGGTGGTCGCCACACCTCGTTTGCTTCGGTGTTTGTGTATCCGGAAATTGATGACTCGATCGAGATCGACATCAACCCCGCCGACGTGCGTACCGACACTTTCCGCGCATCCGGCGCCGGTGGTCAGCACATCAACAAGACCGACTCTGCGGTGCGCTTGACGCACATCCCTACCGGCATCGTGGTGCAATGCCAGGACGGACGCAGCCAACACAGCAACCGGGACGTAGCCTGGAAGCGCCTGCGCAGCCGCTTGTACGACTTCGAGTTGCGCAAGCGCCAGGAAGAACAGCAAAAGCTGGAAGACACCAAGACCGATGTAGGCTGGGGCCACCAGATCCGCTCGTATGTGCTGGACAACAGCCGCATCAAGGACCTGCGCACCAACGTCGAAGTGTCTGCCACCCAGAAGGTGCTGGACGGTGACTTGGATGTGTTCATCCAGGCATCCCTCAAGCAGGGTATCTGA
- a CDS encoding ABC transporter ATP-binding protein, producing the protein MYLELQNLSVRYRPSQPLAVERVSFGLRAGEIGVLIGPSGCGKTTLLRAIAGLEASHDGRISLDGATVSGDGHTLPPEQRRMGMVFQDYALFPHMDVSKNVAFGIHSLPAAQRKARVQEVLNLVGLEEHASRYPHELSGGQQQRVALARALAPQPRLLLLDEPFSNLDVDLRERLAQELRSILKAAGATALFVTHDQMEAFAIGDLIGVMHQGRLHQWADAYTLYHRPATRFVADFIGHGVFTSARVELHEEHGITHKHVVTPLGELHGIHQHEQDRLSLGPCDILLRADDIVHDDTAEVQARIVSKAFRGNEFLYTLELRTGELVMAHVPSHHDHRIGEWIGIRPEVDHVVTFASESPPG; encoded by the coding sequence ATGTACCTCGAACTCCAAAACCTTAGTGTGCGCTACCGCCCTTCCCAGCCCCTTGCCGTGGAGAGGGTGAGTTTTGGCTTGCGGGCGGGAGAAATCGGTGTGCTGATCGGCCCCTCCGGCTGTGGCAAGACCACATTGCTGCGAGCGATTGCCGGTTTGGAAGCAAGCCACGACGGACGCATTTCGCTGGATGGGGCCACCGTCAGTGGTGATGGACACACGCTGCCACCAGAGCAGCGGCGCATGGGCATGGTGTTCCAGGACTACGCACTGTTCCCCCACATGGATGTCAGCAAAAACGTTGCCTTTGGCATTCATAGCCTGCCTGCGGCCCAGCGCAAGGCACGGGTGCAGGAGGTCCTGAATCTGGTGGGACTGGAGGAACATGCCTCGCGTTATCCCCATGAGCTGTCGGGCGGCCAGCAGCAGCGGGTCGCGCTGGCACGGGCGCTGGCCCCACAACCCCGCTTGCTCTTGCTGGACGAGCCCTTTTCCAACCTCGATGTGGATTTGCGTGAGCGTCTGGCCCAGGAGTTGCGCAGCATTCTCAAGGCGGCCGGTGCCACAGCGCTGTTTGTCACCCACGATCAGATGGAGGCTTTCGCCATCGGCGACCTGATCGGGGTGATGCACCAAGGGCGCCTGCACCAATGGGCCGATGCTTACACGCTCTACCACCGGCCGGCCACGCGTTTTGTGGCCGACTTCATCGGCCATGGTGTGTTTACCTCCGCCCGGGTCGAGCTGCACGAGGAACACGGCATCACCCACAAACACGTGGTCACGCCCTTGGGCGAACTGCACGGAATCCACCAGCACGAGCAGGACCGGCTGAGCCTTGGCCCTTGCGACATCCTGCTGCGGGCGGATGACATCGTCCACGACGATACGGCGGAGGTGCAGGCCCGGATCGTCAGCAAGGCCTTTCGCGGCAACGAGTTTCTGTACACCCTGGAACTGCGCACCGGCGAGCTGGTCATGGCCCATGTGCCCAGCCACCACGACCACCGCATCGGCGAGTGGATTGGCATCCGGCCGGAGGTGGACCACGTGGTCACGTTTGCCAGCGAAAGCCCACCGGGGTGA